Proteins from a single region of Haloterrigena alkaliphila:
- a CDS encoding helix-turn-helix domain-containing protein produces MRYAKCIIIPDDDGLHPVDKRVADHPDIARDLLHNVNLLADDTIVTLYQLSGDRVALEAILEESPMVHQYQLSGSGDAIHAYMHVEAHDRLVGLLSMLREFEFIFDTPLEFTRRGGLRVTMIGDVGSFQKAVPDVPDGIRLKLLKTGSYEPDTDRLYSQLTDRQQEILQTAVDMGYYSVPRQVTHEDIGSELGCTGGTVGGHLRKIESKILTQIVP; encoded by the coding sequence ATGAGATACGCAAAGTGCATTATCATCCCCGACGACGATGGATTGCATCCCGTGGACAAGCGGGTCGCAGACCACCCCGACATCGCGCGCGACCTCCTGCACAACGTCAACCTGCTCGCGGACGATACGATCGTCACGCTCTACCAGCTCTCGGGCGACCGCGTAGCCCTCGAGGCGATCTTAGAGGAGTCCCCGATGGTACACCAGTATCAGCTTTCCGGGTCCGGCGACGCGATCCACGCGTACATGCACGTCGAGGCTCACGACAGGCTCGTTGGGCTGCTGAGCATGCTTCGGGAGTTCGAGTTCATCTTCGACACGCCCTTGGAGTTCACGCGCCGCGGCGGGCTGCGCGTGACGATGATCGGCGACGTGGGCAGCTTCCAGAAGGCCGTCCCGGACGTTCCCGACGGGATCAGGCTCAAGCTCCTCAAGACGGGGAGCTACGAACCGGATACGGATCGCCTGTATTCCCAGCTCACCGACCGGCAACAGGAGATCCTCCAGACCGCCGTCGATATGGGCTACTACAGCGTTCCGCGGCAGGTGACCCACGAGGACATCGGTTCGGAACTCGGCTGTACAGGCGGGACCGTCGGCGGTCACCTGCGGAAGATCGAGTCGAAAATCCTCACGCAGATCGTTCCGTGA
- a CDS encoding DUF6230 family protein has protein sequence MYNRKRLLAGTGLSFLVVALVGLVVLSTGTAYAAPLADGNGFTVEADEIRSDEFMMYPSTGENDAGETPVAVVEQRGVEIDGLVLSREQNIPGMGTVVIEFTSSDTVTADQQYLKLTGLSAENAQFNGQVINSQPGEPADNFMQTAGENSEPEQGRLTNISGESPGMVQENVSIDMVYLASNEITLPGLDVNIEYTDGGDDGGNGDTQTNSNVDEKKK, from the coding sequence ATGTACAACCGAAAGCGACTGCTGGCCGGGACCGGCCTCTCGTTCCTGGTCGTCGCCCTCGTCGGACTCGTCGTCCTCTCGACGGGGACGGCGTACGCGGCGCCGCTGGCCGACGGCAACGGATTCACCGTCGAGGCCGACGAGATCAGATCCGACGAATTCATGATGTACCCCTCTACCGGGGAGAACGACGCCGGAGAGACGCCGGTCGCCGTCGTCGAACAGCGCGGCGTCGAGATCGACGGGCTGGTCCTGTCGAGGGAGCAGAACATTCCGGGCATGGGAACGGTGGTAATTGAATTCACCTCCAGCGACACGGTCACAGCCGACCAGCAGTACCTCAAACTCACCGGGTTGAGCGCCGAAAATGCGCAGTTCAACGGCCAGGTCATCAACTCTCAGCCGGGCGAACCCGCAGACAACTTCATGCAGACGGCCGGCGAAAATTCCGAACCCGAACAGGGTCGGCTCACCAACATCTCCGGTGAGTCGCCCGGCATGGTCCAGGAGAACGTCTCCATCGACATGGTGTACCTGGCCTCGAACGAGATCACCCTGCCCGGGCTCGACGTCAATATCGAGTACACCGACGGCGGCGACGACGGCGGTAACGGCGATACCCAGACGAACAGCAACGTCGACGAGAAGAAGAAGTGA
- a CDS encoding DUF6114 domain-containing protein, whose translation MATQHSQDGSETISDRLSSRLSRFNDWRTQRPFLGGVLLCLAGILITWVPMQILPDLIFIGGQVAGFLAIGALFGVLVFLTGIYALYKPTLSDEIGVIGVVLSIFSLFGSLGGLFVGMLLGILGGNLCLAWQPDAEAVDDTVTEPSKVDRAAARVRGSVLGVVGKSVARLRGETGRVQREGADE comes from the coding sequence ATGGCAACGCAACATAGTCAGGACGGCTCCGAAACGATCTCGGACCGCCTCTCGAGTCGGTTGAGCCGATTCAACGACTGGCGGACGCAACGGCCGTTCCTCGGCGGCGTGCTCCTGTGTCTGGCCGGGATCCTGATCACCTGGGTGCCGATGCAGATCCTGCCCGACCTCATCTTCATCGGCGGCCAGGTGGCGGGCTTTCTCGCCATCGGAGCCCTGTTCGGCGTGCTCGTCTTCCTGACGGGCATCTACGCGCTGTACAAGCCGACGCTGTCCGACGAGATCGGCGTCATCGGCGTCGTCCTGTCGATCTTCTCGCTGTTCGGCTCCCTCGGCGGGCTGTTCGTCGGGATGCTGCTCGGGATTCTCGGCGGCAACCTCTGTCTCGCGTGGCAGCCCGACGCGGAAGCGGTCGACGACACCGTGACGGAGCCGAGCAAGGTCGACAGAGCCGCCGCTCGGGTCCGCGGGAGTGTGCTGGGGGTCGTCGGGAAGTCGGTCGCTCGCTTGCGCGGCGAAACCGGGCGCGTCCAACGGGAGGGCGCCGACGAGTAA
- a CDS encoding class I SAM-dependent methyltransferase, with translation MREFSEDYLRRTREGMWDDSREALKPLDLESRDRILDVGCGTGELTRVLREEAPDDATVVGCDADRELLEIAVGDDESIPVVAGDALRLPFPDDSFDLAVCQALLINLPDPAAAVAEFARVSTDLVAAVEPDNAAVEIDSSVEREDHLERRARRAYIDGVGTDVALGADAREAFEEAGLEVCETRRYDHVRTVEPPYGELALVAARRKATGAGLADDRETMLSGALTESQYDDLRGAWREMGRDVIDQMEGREYRREESVPFFVTVGRVP, from the coding sequence GTGCGCGAGTTCTCCGAGGACTACCTGCGTCGGACCCGCGAGGGGATGTGGGACGACTCCCGCGAGGCCCTCAAGCCCCTCGACCTCGAGTCCCGCGACCGAATTCTGGACGTTGGCTGTGGCACCGGCGAGTTGACCCGCGTCCTGCGCGAGGAGGCGCCCGACGACGCAACCGTGGTCGGCTGCGACGCCGATCGCGAGTTGCTCGAAATTGCGGTCGGCGACGACGAATCGATTCCGGTCGTCGCCGGCGACGCCCTCCGATTGCCGTTCCCCGATGACAGCTTCGACCTCGCGGTCTGTCAGGCGCTGTTGATCAACCTCCCCGATCCGGCGGCCGCCGTCGCGGAGTTCGCGCGCGTCTCGACCGACCTCGTCGCGGCCGTCGAACCCGACAACGCGGCCGTCGAGATCGACTCGAGCGTCGAGCGCGAGGATCACCTCGAGCGGCGCGCGCGCCGGGCCTACATCGACGGCGTGGGAACGGACGTCGCGCTCGGCGCCGATGCGCGGGAGGCGTTCGAGGAGGCGGGCCTCGAGGTGTGCGAGACGCGCCGGTACGACCACGTTCGAACGGTCGAACCCCCGTACGGGGAACTGGCGTTGGTGGCGGCCCGCCGGAAGGCGACCGGCGCGGGGCTGGCCGACGACCGCGAGACGATGCTCTCGGGGGCGTTGACCGAGTCCCAGTACGACGACCTCCGGGGGGCGTGGCGGGAGATGGGCCGGGACGTGATCGACCAGATGGAAGGGCGGGAGTACAGACGCGAGGAGTCGGTGCCGTTTTTCGTCACGGTCGGACGGGTCCCCTGA
- a CDS encoding deoxyribonuclease IV, whose protein sequence is MKVGAHVSISGSRVSSDDETPPYDDIRNAVHRQRAFGGNCGQIFTTSPQVWTQPEIGDEAADGFREASDEQLEGPWVIHSAYLVNLCTPKEDLRQKSKESMQAELDAADRLGIPYVNVHLGAHTGAGVEGGLDNAASVIDELDVPDGVQILIESDAGSGTKLGGEFAHLAGIIDRTETEIGICIDTAHTLVAGNDLTTPEAVDETVGRFDDEVGLEHLEYIHLNDSKHDVGTHKDEHAHIGEGYIGEDGMKAIVNHPDLRDLPFALETPTEDGRGFAWNIEKVKELRDDD, encoded by the coding sequence ATGAAGGTTGGCGCACACGTATCCATCTCCGGCTCGCGCGTCTCTTCCGACGACGAAACGCCGCCGTACGACGACATCCGCAACGCGGTCCACCGCCAGCGCGCCTTCGGCGGCAACTGCGGACAGATCTTCACCACCTCGCCGCAGGTCTGGACTCAGCCCGAAATCGGCGACGAGGCCGCCGACGGCTTTCGGGAAGCGTCCGACGAGCAACTCGAGGGGCCGTGGGTGATCCACTCGGCGTACCTCGTGAATCTCTGCACCCCGAAGGAGGACCTGCGGCAGAAATCGAAGGAGAGCATGCAGGCGGAACTCGACGCCGCCGATCGACTCGGGATTCCGTACGTCAACGTCCACCTCGGGGCCCACACCGGTGCGGGCGTCGAGGGCGGCCTCGACAACGCCGCGAGCGTCATCGACGAACTCGACGTCCCCGACGGCGTCCAGATCCTCATCGAGTCCGACGCGGGCAGCGGCACGAAACTCGGCGGCGAGTTCGCACACCTCGCGGGGATCATCGACCGCACCGAGACGGAGATCGGCATCTGTATCGACACCGCCCACACCCTCGTGGCCGGCAACGACCTGACGACTCCGGAAGCGGTCGACGAAACCGTCGGTCGATTCGACGACGAGGTCGGCCTCGAGCACCTCGAGTACATCCACCTCAACGACTCGAAACACGACGTCGGCACGCACAAGGACGAACACGCCCACATCGGCGAGGGCTACATCGGCGAGGACGGCATGAAGGCGATCGTGAACCATCCGGACCTGCGGGATCTGCCGTTCGCGCTCGAGACGCCCACCGAGGACGGCCGCGGCTTCGCGTGGAACATCGAGAAAGTCAAAGAATTGCGAGATGACGACTGA
- a CDS encoding PIN domain-containing protein, with the protein MTETYVFDTEAIIAYLYDEPGRDSVETLLTAVNSGDADGLLTETNAAEVLYLVARFEGVDETPTSASLRTADRDVRALERWGLDLERADWRLAGEVKADGHISLADAHAVALAFEHDATLVVGGDDDFDALPLDIDVLRFRAESV; encoded by the coding sequence ATGACGGAAACGTACGTCTTCGATACTGAGGCGATCATCGCATACCTCTATGATGAACCGGGACGCGATTCCGTCGAGACGCTCCTTACCGCGGTCAACAGTGGCGATGCTGACGGTCTTCTTACCGAAACGAACGCCGCGGAGGTACTCTACCTCGTCGCCCGGTTCGAAGGCGTCGACGAAACGCCGACGTCCGCCTCGCTTCGAACTGCCGATCGCGACGTTCGAGCCCTCGAGCGGTGGGGGCTGGACCTCGAGCGCGCCGACTGGCGTCTCGCAGGCGAGGTGAAAGCCGACGGTCACATTTCGTTAGCTGACGCCCACGCGGTGGCGCTCGCGTTCGAGCACGACGCCACGCTCGTCGTCGGTGGCGACGACGATTTCGACGCGCTTCCGCTCGACATCGACGTCCTCCGCTTTCGAGCGGAGAGCGTGTAA
- a CDS encoding AbrB/MazE/SpoVT family DNA-binding domain-containing protein yields the protein MSSSTRDPEVVRVSQKGQATIPKSLREKFGIEAPGEVFIYEDEGRIVVEPIPSLDELGGIHADADRERGAVLDRTRELRAEEREREAERAARLRPGDEDE from the coding sequence ATGTCGAGTAGTACTCGAGATCCGGAGGTCGTCCGTGTTTCTCAGAAGGGGCAGGCGACGATCCCGAAATCGTTGCGGGAGAAATTCGGAATCGAGGCGCCAGGTGAGGTGTTCATCTACGAGGACGAGGGTCGAATCGTCGTCGAACCGATCCCCTCGCTCGATGAACTCGGCGGCATCCACGCCGATGCGGACCGTGAACGCGGTGCAGTACTCGATCGGACTCGGGAGTTGCGGGCCGAAGAGCGGGAGCGAGAGGCGGAACGCGCCGCTCGTCTTCGGCCCGGGGATGAGGACGAATGA
- a CDS encoding redox-regulated ATPase YchF yields MSRSYRIGLVGKPSVGKSSFFNAATMNDVPEGAYPFTTIDPSVGEAYVRVDCAAPEFDEECTPNVGYCDHGTRFVPTKLVDVAGLIPGAHEGNGLGNQFLSDLNETDVLVHVVDFSGTTDAEGEPTEGHDPREDIAFLEEELDQWYLGVLEKGIERYETGYTTEEDAIEEELAEQMSAFRTNEDEIKRLIRRTEVGFDPEEWDEEDRLELAREIRKETKPLVIAANKMDTPAAQENYEEIASDPAYDHLTIVPCSAHAEKALKSADKAGVVDYRPGDSDFEITGDVSGEQEQGLEQIRDFLAEYGATGIQAALETALFDVLGVVPVFPGGANGLGNERGEVLPDCYLIPPNSTAEDFAYNLHSDIGDGFLHAIDCRSNRQLGKGYEVESRDVIEVITTN; encoded by the coding sequence ATGAGTCGGAGTTACCGGATCGGACTCGTCGGCAAACCCTCCGTCGGCAAGTCCTCCTTCTTTAATGCGGCCACGATGAACGACGTGCCCGAAGGCGCGTACCCGTTCACGACTATCGACCCCAGCGTCGGCGAAGCCTACGTCCGCGTCGACTGTGCAGCCCCCGAGTTCGACGAGGAGTGTACGCCGAACGTCGGCTACTGCGACCACGGAACGCGGTTCGTTCCCACGAAACTCGTCGACGTCGCCGGACTCATCCCCGGCGCCCACGAGGGCAACGGGCTGGGCAACCAGTTCCTCAGCGACCTCAACGAGACCGACGTGCTCGTCCACGTCGTCGACTTCTCGGGCACGACCGACGCCGAGGGCGAACCCACCGAGGGCCACGACCCCCGCGAGGACATCGCCTTCCTCGAGGAGGAACTCGACCAGTGGTACCTGGGCGTCCTCGAGAAAGGTATCGAGCGCTACGAAACGGGCTACACGACCGAGGAGGACGCCATCGAGGAGGAACTCGCAGAACAGATGAGCGCGTTCCGGACGAACGAAGACGAGATCAAGCGCCTCATCCGGCGCACCGAGGTCGGTTTCGATCCCGAGGAGTGGGACGAGGAGGACCGACTCGAACTCGCCCGCGAGATCCGCAAGGAGACCAAGCCGCTGGTCATCGCGGCGAACAAGATGGACACGCCCGCGGCCCAGGAGAACTACGAGGAGATCGCGAGCGATCCGGCGTACGACCACCTGACGATCGTTCCCTGCAGCGCCCACGCCGAGAAGGCCCTGAAGTCCGCGGACAAGGCGGGCGTGGTCGACTACCGACCCGGCGATTCGGACTTCGAGATCACGGGCGACGTCTCGGGCGAGCAGGAACAGGGTCTCGAGCAGATTCGGGACTTCCTCGCCGAGTACGGCGCGACGGGCATCCAGGCGGCGCTGGAGACCGCGCTGTTCGACGTGCTGGGCGTCGTGCCGGTGTTCCCCGGCGGCGCGAACGGACTGGGGAACGAACGCGGCGAGGTGCTGCCCGACTGCTACCTGATCCCGCCGAACTCCACCGCGGAGGACTTCGCGTACAACCTCCACTCGGACATCGGCGACGGCTTCCTTCACGCCATCGACTGCCGGTCGAACCGCCAGTTAGGGAAGGGGTACGAGGTCGAGTCGCGGGACGTCATCGAAGTCATCACGACGAACTGA